A section of the Ignisphaera sp. genome encodes:
- a CDS encoding sodium:proton antiporter yields the protein MEVVQFLFNIVVVSMIMNIAISLYGVFARPSLIKKIIALTIFGDTINLMVILIGFRYVEPNPLPPILTTIPPTSIDISTFVQKAVDPLPQALVLTAIVIGLAVTLFLIFLTIQIYRIYRTTNVKKIAKLRG from the coding sequence ATGGAAGTAGTACAATTCTTATTCAATATAGTTGTCGTATCAATGATAATGAATATAGCTATATCTCTCTATGGAGTTTTTGCGAGACCCAGCTTAATAAAGAAGATAATAGCTCTCACTATATTCGGTGATACAATCAACTTGATGGTTATATTGATAGGATTTAGATACGTAGAACCAAATCCGCTACCACCAATACTAACAACGATACCGCCAACTTCTATAGATATCTCTACTTTTGTTCAAAAAGCTGTAGATCCTTTACCTCAGGCTCTTGTACTAACTGCAATAGTTATCGGCTTAGCTGTAACTCTATTCCTGATATTTTTGACTATACAGATCTATCGTATATACAGAACAACGAATGTCAAGAAGATAGCTAAATTGAGGGGATAA
- a CDS encoding Na+/H+ antiporter subunit E — translation MRRALKAVPATLLAFVTYIVFSGSITLYDILTGIAVSIPIGVITANTLLTNPLKMLDLRRWIWLVAYTLRYFFIDEVKAHIDVIKRIVHPKMPINPGIVKVPIKVSTDYALTAVANSITNTPGTVVVDVDKEKGYLYIHWIDVKTIEPDEAWKQISQVFEKFAKKVFD, via the coding sequence ATGAGGAGAGCGCTAAAAGCTGTACCAGCTACACTACTAGCATTTGTAACATATATTGTTTTCTCAGGATCAATCACATTATACGATATATTGACAGGTATAGCAGTATCAATTCCTATAGGAGTTATTACAGCAAATACGTTGTTAACAAATCCATTAAAGATGCTGGACCTTAGGAGATGGATATGGCTGGTTGCATATACTTTGCGTTACTTCTTTATAGATGAGGTAAAAGCCCATATAGATGTTATCAAGAGAATAGTGCATCCAAAAATGCCTATAAATCCAGGAATAGTAAAGGTCCCGATAAAGGTCTCAACAGATTATGCATTAACGGCTGTAGCAAATTCGATAACTAATACACCTGGGACAGTAGTTGTAGATGTAGATAAAGAGAAGGGTTATCTCTATATACATTGGATCGATGTAAAGACTATAGAACCTGATGAAGCATGGAAACAGATATCACAAGTTTTTGAAAAATTTGCTAAAAAGGTTTTCGATTAG
- a CDS encoding MnhB domain-containing protein, protein MNRYIHAMVILTLIVLTIVLATAFALGGITLYLPPRNVRSLAEIFLNTTFNLEYRISPMSPEAVTAIVWDYRGLDTLFETSVMFLAIVGALTLFRGLSEKLPQEETEYRGGLSVIVKTITRIATVMIIAVGASLALHGHLTPGGGFQGGATIAVAPMLIIITFSTYFMFRSIPVKKAVLLRSIGLSVIALTTFLVLIIALTQNGTAYIFQNQPKIHADYGIPSYLGDTIVLGGTLLLFNAAETFAVAFGFIALLILITVPEDYAKTIVLEGEE, encoded by the coding sequence ATGAATAGATATATTCATGCAATGGTAATACTAACACTGATAGTGTTGACCATAGTTTTAGCTACAGCTTTTGCACTAGGTGGCATAACTCTCTATCTACCTCCACGTAATGTAAGATCTCTTGCAGAAATATTCCTCAATACCACCTTCAATTTGGAATACCGTATAAGCCCTATGTCACCAGAAGCTGTTACAGCTATTGTATGGGACTATAGAGGACTAGATACACTATTCGAGACCTCGGTTATGTTTTTAGCTATTGTTGGAGCACTCACCCTCTTCAGAGGTCTTAGCGAAAAACTTCCACAAGAAGAAACAGAATATAGAGGAGGATTATCGGTAATAGTCAAGACTATTACTAGAATAGCAACAGTTATGATTATAGCTGTTGGTGCTTCATTAGCGCTTCATGGACATTTAACACCTGGTGGGGGCTTCCAAGGGGGAGCAACAATAGCTGTAGCCCCAATGCTTATTATAATCACATTCTCTACATATTTTATGTTCAGAAGCATACCTGTTAAAAAAGCTGTACTTCTTAGAAGTATAGGACTTAGTGTAATAGCCTTGACCACGTTCTTGGTACTCATTATAGCCTTAACACAAAACGGTACTGCCTATATATTCCAAAACCAACCTAAGATTCATGCAGACTATGGAATACCATCATATCTAGGTGATACAATAGTGTTAGGAGGAACACTTCTACTGTTTAACGCTGCAGAAACCTTTGCTGTTGCCTTTGGTTTTATAGCATTACTGATTCTGATAACTGTTCCAGAGGATTATGCCAAAACTATTGTTTTAGAGGGTGAAGAATGA
- a CDS encoding DUF1152 domain-containing protein has product MIDTCLHINGYNKVLFLAIGGGGDVALASTLALSYERCGKQAIVGSIIWERYSVDPVPGPISIDELFNTVKKTEDYAIVNANTFAIRGGRVVIPQPANVSKFLKRNVIVFELSKGAKGLARAIENYMNSHGIEAVIGVDVGGDSLAEGFEDELWSPLADGISVAALAHIKGSYLAVVCPGADGELSLNYIEKRLRRIARLNGYLGGYILSRKDLEVLRNILIEVISEASTIPLTVLSTDLDNIVIRNGSREVRLSIMNLAVFLLDAVTVARDTVARYIYDTDSFNEAKWILNKLGIVTEYDIEEEIFNEIVQGRNCADIDLVEIRNRLKNRLIKLHKPNEK; this is encoded by the coding sequence TTGATTGATACATGTCTTCATATAAATGGTTATAACAAGGTACTGTTTCTAGCTATTGGTGGTGGAGGAGATGTTGCTCTAGCGTCAACTCTAGCTCTATCCTATGAAAGGTGTGGAAAGCAAGCTATTGTTGGGTCTATCATCTGGGAACGCTATTCAGTAGATCCTGTTCCAGGACCTATATCAATAGATGAACTATTTAATACTGTAAAAAAGACTGAAGATTATGCTATTGTAAATGCTAACACCTTTGCTATAAGAGGTGGTAGAGTCGTTATACCTCAACCAGCTAATGTATCAAAATTTCTGAAGAGAAACGTTATTGTTTTTGAACTAAGCAAAGGTGCTAAAGGTTTGGCTAGAGCTATAGAAAACTACATGAATAGCCATGGAATTGAGGCTGTTATCGGTGTCGATGTTGGAGGAGATTCGTTAGCTGAAGGTTTTGAAGATGAACTTTGGAGTCCTTTAGCTGATGGTATATCTGTAGCAGCGTTAGCACACATCAAGGGATCTTACTTGGCTGTAGTTTGTCCTGGAGCTGATGGAGAACTATCTCTGAACTATATAGAGAAAAGACTACGCAGAATAGCTCGATTAAACGGTTATTTAGGAGGCTATATACTTTCTCGAAAGGATCTTGAAGTATTGAGAAACATACTTATTGAAGTGATATCAGAAGCAAGTACAATACCACTAACAGTACTTAGCACAGATCTGGATAACATTGTGATTAGAAATGGAAGTAGAGAAGTACGACTATCCATCATGAATCTAGCGGTATTTCTACTGGATGCAGTTACTGTAGCTAGAGATACTGTTGCTCGGTATATATACGATACTGATAGCTTTAATGAAGCGAAGTGGATACTCAATAAGTTGGGAATAGTAACAGAATACGATATCGAGGAAGAGATATTTAATGAGATTGTTCAGGGGAGAAACTGTGCTGATATAGATCTGGTAGAAATAAGAAATAGATTAAAAAATAGACTTATAAAACTACATAAACCTAACGAAAAATGA
- the mnhG gene encoding monovalent cation/H(+) antiporter subunit G, with product MIEWVLVIIGEILVVIGAICDLLGAIGLLRFPNFYVRLHALTVGTIGGAFVPLIGVALIAIGSEFLGFYRWVIAGTSIVTALLLLFLAPAGSHAIARATHRSQATEVYPKTVDKLEEDRERGELK from the coding sequence ATGATTGAATGGGTATTAGTGATAATAGGAGAGATATTAGTAGTAATAGGAGCAATATGCGATCTATTAGGAGCTATAGGATTGCTAAGATTTCCTAACTTCTATGTAAGGCTACACGCATTAACTGTTGGAACTATTGGAGGCGCATTTGTACCCTTAATAGGTGTAGCTCTAATAGCTATAGGCTCCGAATTCCTAGGTTTCTATAGATGGGTTATAGCCGGGACCTCAATTGTAACAGCTCTTCTATTACTTTTTCTAGCTCCTGCTGGTTCTCATGCCATAGCCAGAGCTACTCATAGATCTCAGGCCACGGAGGTTTATCCAAAAACTGTTGATAAACTTGAAGAAGATAGAGAAAGAGGTGAATTAAAGTAA
- a CDS encoding 4Fe-4S binding protein — protein sequence MSIVREVIKSFFSKPSTIEYPRKASIAVEKDLRGRHYANLNKCIGCSICAIECPSKAIEMKKLSEDIKLKHNPRGLYPVINYMSCVFCYRCVRVCPVDAYITTPVHQLSSVKEVFSENLTLKTLEVK from the coding sequence ATGAGTATAGTTAGAGAAGTTATTAAGAGTTTCTTCTCAAAACCATCAACAATAGAATATCCACGAAAAGCCTCTATAGCTGTAGAGAAAGATCTAAGAGGGCGGCATTACGCTAACCTAAATAAATGCATAGGATGCTCGATATGTGCTATAGAGTGTCCATCTAAAGCCATAGAAATGAAAAAGCTATCTGAAGACATAAAACTCAAACATAATCCTAGAGGACTATACCCCGTTATAAACTATATGTCATGCGTATTTTGTTATCGATGTGTAAGAGTGTGTCCAGTAGATGCATATATAACGACACCCGTACATCAGTTATCATCAGTAAAGGAGGTATTTTCAGAGAATTTAACACTAAAAACTCTTGAGGTGAAATAA
- the nuoB gene encoding NADH-quinone oxidoreductase subunit NuoB has protein sequence MDKVCVLKYSPWLVHFNTGACNGCDIEVLAAITPLYDPERYGIKLAPSVRHGDILIVTGVVTKKVAERLKRLYDQMPNAKYVVAVGACAYNGGVFKGSYSIAGGANKVVPVHAYVPGCPPRPDEILRALLMLLGREKTAEVDRVEQS, from the coding sequence ATGGACAAGGTATGTGTTCTCAAGTATTCACCATGGCTTGTCCATTTCAATACTGGTGCCTGTAACGGATGTGATATAGAGGTTCTAGCTGCTATAACCCCTCTTTATGATCCTGAGAGATATGGAATAAAGCTTGCTCCTTCTGTTAGACATGGAGATATCCTTATAGTTACTGGTGTTGTTACTAAAAAGGTTGCAGAAAGACTGAAGAGACTCTATGACCAAATGCCAAATGCTAAATATGTTGTTGCTGTAGGTGCTTGTGCCTACAATGGAGGAGTTTTTAAGGGAAGCTACAGTATAGCTGGTGGAGCTAATAAGGTTGTTCCTGTACATGCGTATGTTCCTGGATGTCCTCCTAGACCCGATGAAATACTTAGAGCACTCCTCATGCTTCTTGGCAGAGAAAAAACTGCAGAGGTAGATAGAGTTGAGCAGAGCTGA
- a CDS encoding hydrogenase subunit MbhD domain-containing protein — protein MSIVILHYMLMAIASLLSVVSVYLAIIERDLVKAVVYSALQSTFYALLFYLIMAPDIFLTYVPVSVGLYTALILVLIKKTERFEGEEK, from the coding sequence ATGAGTATCGTGATACTGCATTACATGTTGATGGCTATAGCGTCGCTTTTATCCGTAGTATCTGTTTATCTAGCTATAATAGAAAGAGATTTAGTGAAAGCTGTTGTATATTCAGCTCTTCAAAGCACTTTCTACGCATTGCTATTCTATCTAATCATGGCACCAGACATATTTTTGACATATGTTCCCGTATCTGTAGGTCTCTATACAGCCTTGATACTCGTTTTAATAAAGAAGACTGAACGTTTTGAAGGTGAAGAGAAATGA
- a CDS encoding NADH-quinone oxidoreductase subunit C gives MSRAEDLDSILKPYTIKKDVMKPNRDVYTVDAKNIREVMKNLKNIYKEDLYLATIVGVDKIKENLFELNYFIHIVPLGKTIVIKTYISRNEPKIDTILDICPGAYGAEAEIYDLLGIEFIGNNYLRRGFFVPADVVSQNIYPLRKDVQV, from the coding sequence TTGAGCAGAGCTGAAGACCTAGATAGTATTCTAAAGCCTTACACTATTAAGAAAGATGTTATGAAACCAAATAGAGATGTTTACACAGTTGATGCTAAAAACATTAGGGAAGTTATGAAGAACTTGAAGAATATTTATAAAGAAGACTTGTATCTAGCCACAATAGTAGGTGTTGATAAAATAAAGGAAAATCTATTCGAACTTAACTATTTCATCCATATAGTTCCCCTAGGTAAAACAATAGTGATAAAAACCTATATCTCTAGAAATGAGCCTAAAATAGATACTATACTAGATATATGCCCTGGCGCATATGGAGCTGAAGCAGAAATCTATGATTTACTAGGTATAGAATTTATAGGCAATAACTACCTTAGGCGTGGATTCTTTGTACCTGCTGATGTTGTTTCGCAAAATATTTATCCACTTCGAAAAGACGTACAGGTGTAA
- a CDS encoding monovalent cation/H+ antiporter complex subunit F: protein MDIETHVIMVMSLVVPIFIVSIILYTIRLLKGPTIPDMVIAVDAISYDVAVFLAVLSILFKSPTLISCAMILMLWAYALDVYVAKYLEAKEMGE, encoded by the coding sequence ATGGACATCGAAACACATGTTATAATGGTTATGAGTCTCGTTGTCCCAATCTTCATAGTGTCTATTATTCTCTACACTATAAGACTTCTTAAGGGTCCCACGATACCAGATATGGTTATAGCTGTAGACGCCATTTCATATGATGTAGCTGTGTTTTTAGCAGTCCTATCCATACTCTTCAAATCACCTACACTTATATCCTGTGCCATGATACTCATGCTCTGGGCATATGCCTTAGATGTCTATGTAGCTAAATATCTTGAAGCAAAAGAAATGGGTGAATAA
- a CDS encoding iron-containing alcohol dehydrogenase codes for MELKNFRLRYAETTLYFGLDAVQNIKDYLSKFERAVIVSGRASAKLSGALNDIENILRDLGIKYTVYDNVSPNPWANQAEDLAKTIWFEGAEAVIAIGGGSPIDTAKIGLTIAVNGGKVKDYIDGVKKVKRSLPLIAINTTHGTGTEVDRYAVITLDDVKEKHGLSIKYPNVSVDDPKYTLTLDRRQTLYTSLDAFYHVYESATSLASNIFIEMLSEEAVKVISEVLPQLVNDLKNIELRYKMMYAAMIAGIAIDMGSTHIIHGIEHTLSGLEPKLAHACGLALLGPRAVYYTHRVRPEQSAKLLRHINPSIKPSPEYAEEASRAVFKFQEEVGFKERLGDYSFTEKELKIIAELALARLNYMFSNTPFVVTEDIMIDIVRSAL; via the coding sequence ATGGAGCTCAAGAACTTTAGACTCAGATACGCAGAAACAACGCTATACTTTGGTCTAGACGCTGTACAGAATATCAAGGACTATCTATCCAAATTTGAAAGAGCTGTAATTGTTTCAGGTAGAGCTTCAGCTAAACTCTCAGGAGCTCTCAACGATATCGAGAACATTCTCAGAGATCTAGGAATCAAGTATACTGTTTACGACAATGTTTCACCAAATCCCTGGGCAAATCAAGCTGAAGATCTTGCGAAAACCATATGGTTTGAGGGAGCTGAGGCTGTTATAGCTATCGGTGGTGGAAGCCCAATAGATACTGCTAAGATCGGATTGACTATTGCGGTAAATGGTGGTAAGGTTAAGGATTATATCGATGGTGTGAAAAAGGTTAAGAGATCTCTACCTTTAATAGCTATAAATACAACTCATGGAACTGGTACCGAAGTTGATAGATACGCTGTTATAACATTAGATGATGTGAAGGAAAAGCACGGTCTAAGCATTAAATATCCTAATGTATCTGTCGATGATCCTAAGTACACATTAACACTGGATAGAAGACAGACATTGTACACATCTCTAGATGCCTTCTATCATGTTTATGAATCCGCTACATCACTTGCATCAAATATCTTCATAGAGATGCTTAGTGAAGAGGCAGTTAAAGTCATATCAGAAGTCCTTCCACAACTTGTCAACGACCTTAAGAATATTGAACTGAGGTACAAAATGATGTATGCAGCAATGATTGCTGGAATAGCCATTGATATGGGCTCTACACATATTATTCACGGAATTGAACACACATTAAGTGGATTAGAACCGAAATTAGCTCACGCATGTGGTTTAGCTCTATTAGGACCTAGAGCAGTATATTATACACATAGAGTTAGACCAGAGCAATCAGCTAAACTACTTAGACACATAAATCCATCTATAAAACCTTCACCTGAATATGCAGAAGAGGCCTCAAGAGCAGTATTCAAGTTTCAAGAGGAAGTAGGGTTCAAGGAACGTTTAGGAGATTATAGCTTTACTGAAAAAGAATTAAAAATCATAGCTGAATTAGCTCTCGCAAGACTTAACTACATGTTCAGCAACACGCCCTTTGTCGTAACAGAGGACATTATGATAGACATTGTTCGTAGTGCTCTATAG
- a CDS encoding RuvB-like domain-containing protein: MIREIKEESKIEMLKRISAHSHIRGLGLDEKSEPIFVADGLVGQLEARRAAGIIVKMIKEGKLAGRGILFVGPPGVGKTALAIGIARELGEDTPFVMINGSELYSTELKKTEILMRAVRRAIGLRYKEIRRVYEGVVKELKFSLASHPFNPYAKIPRAARITLSTKDEEKTIEVDQSIAMQLAQLGIRRGDLISIDSDTGEVFKLGRVKGIEKARYFDVETYEVYEDMPKGKIFKEKEIIRTITLHDIDEAYLAQRRAASIISLFVEEKEIDPEIRKASNETVRKLLSENKASLVPGVLFIDDVHMLDIEAFSFLSRVMESEFSPIIIMATNRGTTKIRGTDIESPHGIPLDVLDRLLIIPFRPYTENEIKEIIKIRASEEEIELSSEAIDYLVKIAGDRGLRYAVQLMHPAKIIAERKGRSEVRSEDIEEATKLFIDISQSIALAKSWESKLLK; the protein is encoded by the coding sequence ATGATTAGAGAAATCAAAGAAGAAAGCAAGATTGAAATGTTAAAGAGGATCAGCGCACATAGTCACATAAGGGGGCTCGGTCTTGATGAAAAAAGTGAACCAATATTTGTTGCAGATGGACTTGTGGGTCAGTTAGAAGCTAGACGTGCAGCAGGAATAATTGTTAAGATGATTAAGGAAGGTAAACTCGCAGGTAGAGGAATACTTTTTGTGGGTCCACCTGGTGTAGGTAAAACAGCTTTAGCAATAGGTATAGCTAGAGAACTTGGCGAAGACACACCTTTCGTAATGATCAATGGATCTGAGCTATATTCTACAGAACTAAAGAAGACTGAAATACTTATGAGAGCTGTTAGAAGAGCTATAGGGCTTAGATATAAAGAGATTAGAAGAGTCTATGAGGGTGTTGTTAAAGAACTGAAGTTCTCTTTAGCTTCACATCCATTTAATCCCTATGCAAAAATACCAAGAGCAGCAAGAATAACATTATCTACAAAAGATGAAGAAAAGACTATAGAGGTAGATCAAAGTATAGCTATGCAGTTAGCTCAACTCGGTATAAGGAGAGGAGACCTTATAAGCATTGATAGTGACACTGGTGAAGTCTTCAAACTTGGGCGTGTGAAAGGTATTGAAAAAGCTCGTTATTTTGATGTCGAGACCTACGAAGTTTATGAAGATATGCCCAAAGGTAAGATATTTAAAGAGAAAGAGATTATTAGAACAATAACTCTTCATGATATAGATGAAGCTTATCTAGCTCAAAGAAGGGCTGCATCGATAATAAGTCTGTTTGTAGAAGAGAAAGAGATAGACCCCGAGATAAGGAAGGCTTCAAATGAAACTGTGAGAAAACTTCTATCTGAAAACAAGGCATCGTTGGTTCCAGGGGTATTGTTCATAGATGATGTACATATGCTCGATATAGAGGCATTTAGTTTCTTATCAAGAGTTATGGAGAGCGAGTTCTCACCTATAATAATAATGGCGACAAACAGAGGTACAACCAAGATACGTGGAACAGATATAGAGTCTCCTCATGGTATACCATTAGATGTCCTTGACAGACTTCTGATAATACCCTTCAGACCTTATACAGAGAATGAGATTAAAGAGATAATAAAGATTAGAGCTAGTGAAGAAGAGATAGAACTGTCATCAGAAGCTATAGACTATCTAGTTAAGATTGCAGGTGACAGAGGCTTAAGATATGCTGTACAGTTAATGCATCCTGCAAAAATAATAGCTGAACGAAAAGGGAGATCAGAGGTTAGATCTGAAGATATTGAGGAAGCAACCAAACTCTTTATAGATATTTCACAAAGTATAGCATTAGCAAAGTCATGGGAATCAAAGCTCTTAAAATAG
- a CDS encoding triphosphoribosyl-dephospho-CoA synthase — protein sequence MSFTNIIKYAEKLALGIALEASAFPKPGNVHRLRDFDDTIYEDFIATAIESVYPLYRGIRRGYRYGRSLDRLRIIYGDIILDMVGISKVISGGGNTCLGTALLLSPLSVALGRNLILYGEINIDDLLSDACACFKKYSTVLDAIYFYRAIRIARPSYIKKSDVTGEFPSVWSKKYRQELIEKNLRLWNLIEYSSSYDIVAREIVECYPRSYTLSKYILARLKNHGIWNRAIVETYLYQLSSELDTLVVRKNGYEVAQRVKEEAKEVMKLCKESWTRCLEKLKAFDDKLASARVNPGSTADIVAVAISIYSLYKNQSLFRVT from the coding sequence ATGTCGTTTACGAACATCATCAAATATGCTGAGAAACTTGCTCTTGGAATAGCTCTAGAAGCTTCAGCATTCCCTAAACCGGGTAACGTTCATAGACTGAGAGATTTTGATGATACTATTTATGAGGACTTCATAGCTACGGCCATAGAGTCTGTGTATCCTCTTTACAGAGGTATTAGGAGAGGCTACAGATATGGCAGGAGCTTAGATAGACTACGAATCATATATGGAGACATAATACTAGATATGGTCGGTATTTCTAAAGTTATTAGTGGTGGCGGTAATACATGTCTTGGTACAGCCTTACTATTGTCTCCTCTATCGGTTGCCTTAGGTAGAAACCTTATACTATATGGCGAGATAAATATTGATGATCTATTGAGCGATGCTTGTGCATGCTTTAAAAAATATTCAACAGTATTAGATGCCATATATTTCTATAGAGCTATAAGAATCGCTAGACCTAGCTATATAAAGAAATCTGATGTTACTGGAGAGTTTCCAAGTGTGTGGAGCAAAAAGTATAGACAAGAATTGATTGAAAAGAATCTTAGGCTGTGGAATCTCATCGAGTATAGTAGTTCTTATGATATTGTAGCAAGAGAGATTGTAGAGTGCTATCCCAGATCCTACACACTTTCAAAATACATACTTGCCCGTCTTAAAAATCATGGAATATGGAATAGAGCTATTGTAGAGACATATCTATATCAACTATCTAGTGAACTAGATACACTTGTTGTAAGAAAAAATGGGTATGAAGTAGCTCAAAGAGTAAAAGAAGAGGCAAAAGAGGTTATGAAGTTGTGTAAAGAATCGTGGACTAGATGTCTCGAAAAATTAAAGGCATTTGACGATAAATTAGCTTCAGCTAGAGTGAATCCGGGATCTACAGCAGATATCGTAGCAGTAGCAATATCAATATATTCTCTATATAAGAACCAGAGCTTGTTCAGAGTTACTTAG
- a CDS encoding nickel-dependent hydrogenase large subunit: protein MVSDIEKETTTLIKIPITLDVPIGPQHPALHEPVMLKLYADGEEVVHVEINTGYNHRGIEKLMEKNSFYKDKFIASRVCGICNGVHENCYTRAVEYLADIEPPPRAKYLRVLVMELERIHSHMLINAIMAEIIGFDTLFMYIMRDRELVMKAKEIVLGHRVQSDIHMFGGVRRDIDDVKKDKILDLLNKLEPRIKYYRKLFEEDSSISSRLTEVGKLKSSEVLNNSLLGPILRGSGIKSDVRLEDRYDAYGDIPWSIVVRSEGDSLARMLVRWDEAIESLEMCRYVLEHLPQGPAVVDERKLPRTFPSGESYARVEAPRGELIYYVASVGGANPYRVKIRTPSATNIINSGFSYIGHSIADIPVILVSYDPCISCMERAIIVDLKNRSEKNVPLRYLAQTSKVRA, encoded by the coding sequence ATGGTTTCTGACATAGAGAAGGAGACAACGACATTAATAAAGATACCCATCACTCTTGACGTACCTATAGGACCTCAGCATCCGGCTCTTCATGAGCCAGTAATGCTTAAATTATATGCCGATGGAGAGGAGGTAGTTCATGTAGAGATTAATACTGGATATAACCATAGAGGAATAGAGAAGCTCATGGAAAAGAACTCTTTTTACAAAGACAAATTTATTGCCTCCAGAGTTTGCGGAATATGTAATGGTGTCCATGAGAACTGCTACACACGTGCCGTTGAATATCTAGCTGATATAGAGCCTCCACCCCGGGCCAAGTATCTAAGAGTACTGGTTATGGAGCTAGAGAGAATACACAGCCATATGCTTATTAATGCCATAATGGCTGAGATAATAGGTTTCGATACATTATTCATGTATATAATGAGAGATAGAGAACTCGTAATGAAAGCAAAAGAGATTGTCCTAGGCCATAGAGTTCAGTCAGACATACATATGTTTGGAGGTGTCAGAAGAGATATTGACGATGTGAAGAAGGACAAGATATTGGATCTACTGAATAAATTAGAGCCTCGTATAAAATACTATAGAAAACTATTTGAAGAAGACTCCTCAATCTCCAGTAGATTAACTGAAGTGGGAAAACTTAAATCCTCTGAGGTTCTTAACAATTCACTTTTAGGACCTATACTCAGAGGAAGCGGTATCAAGAGTGATGTGAGGTTAGAGGATAGGTATGATGCTTATGGAGATATACCTTGGTCCATAGTTGTGAGATCTGAAGGAGATTCTCTAGCTAGAATGCTTGTGAGATGGGATGAAGCTATAGAATCTCTAGAGATGTGCAGATATGTACTTGAACATCTTCCCCAAGGACCAGCTGTGGTAGATGAAAGAAAACTTCCGAGAACATTTCCTTCAGGAGAATCATATGCTAGAGTTGAGGCACCGCGAGGAGAACTAATATACTATGTAGCTAGCGTAGGAGGGGCTAACCCCTATAGGGTTAAGATAAGAACACCATCAGCTACAAACATAATCAATAGTGGTTTCAGTTACATAGGTCATAGTATTGCTGACATACCTGTAATACTCGTAAGCTACGACCCATGTATTTCATGTATGGAGAGAGCGATAATTGTAGACCTAAAGAATAGATCGGAAAAGAATGTTCCATTAAGATACTTAGCACAAACCAGTAAGGTGAGAGCATGA